The Sporosarcina ureae genome includes a region encoding these proteins:
- a CDS encoding DUF503 domain-containing protein produces the protein MIVYAECSFYIPAAASLKEKRAVLNRMRDRVKNSYNVSVAEIDHQDLWQRTTLALVAVASSKDAAEREVRRAIRLFESNPDWEMTTCTVDYL, from the coding sequence ATGATTGTTTACGCGGAATGTTCTTTCTACATCCCAGCAGCAGCTTCTTTAAAAGAAAAACGGGCTGTCTTGAATAGGATGAGGGATCGGGTGAAAAACTCCTATAATGTTTCAGTTGCAGAAATTGATCATCAGGATTTATGGCAACGTACCACACTCGCTTTAGTCGCTGTGGCATCCTCCAAAGATGCAGCAGAACGAGAAGTGAGACGTGCGATTCGTCTGTTTGAATCCAATCCTGATTGGGAAATGACTACGTGTACAGTAGACTACTTATGA